A window of the Pseudomonas gozinkensis genome harbors these coding sequences:
- the xthA gene encoding exodeoxyribonuclease III yields the protein MKIVSFNINGLRARPHQLAALIEKHQPDVIGLQETKVHDDQFPLEEVRALGYHVYFHGQKGHYGVALLSRQEPIAVHKGFATDEEDAQRRFIWGTFADANGTPVTIMNGYFPQGESRDHPTKFPAKQRFYSDLQALLESQFNNEQPLVVMGDVNISPEDCDIGIGPDNMKRWLKTGKCSFLPEEREWMARLKNWGLTDSYRHLNPDVTDMFSWFDYRSRGFEDEPKRGLRIDVILASHGLLPRVKAAGVDYELRGMEKPSDHAPIWLELS from the coding sequence ATGAAGATCGTTTCCTTCAACATCAACGGACTGCGGGCCCGCCCGCATCAGCTGGCGGCGCTGATCGAAAAGCATCAGCCGGACGTCATCGGCCTGCAGGAAACCAAGGTCCACGACGACCAGTTCCCGCTGGAAGAAGTACGTGCCCTGGGTTATCACGTGTATTTCCACGGCCAGAAAGGCCATTACGGCGTCGCCCTGCTTTCGCGCCAGGAACCGATTGCCGTGCACAAAGGCTTCGCCACCGATGAAGAAGACGCTCAGCGGCGCTTCATCTGGGGCACCTTCGCTGATGCCAACGGTACTCCGGTGACGATCATGAACGGCTACTTCCCACAGGGTGAAAGCCGCGACCATCCGACCAAATTCCCGGCCAAGCAACGCTTCTACAGTGATTTGCAAGCCCTGCTGGAAAGCCAGTTCAACAATGAACAGCCGCTGGTGGTGATGGGCGATGTGAACATTTCCCCGGAAGACTGCGACATCGGCATCGGCCCGGACAACATGAAGCGCTGGCTGAAAACCGGCAAATGCAGCTTCCTGCCGGAGGAGCGCGAGTGGATGGCCCGCCTGAAAAACTGGGGCCTGACCGACAGCTACCGTCACCTGAACCCGGACGTGACCGACATGTTCAGCTGGTTCGACTACCGCAGTCGCGGGTTTGAAGACGAGCCGAAGCGTGGTTTGCGCATTGATGTGATTCTGGCATCCCACGGTTTGCTGCCACGGGTGAAAGCCGCCGGTGTCGACTATGAACTGCGCGGGATGGAAAAGCCTTCGGACCATGCGCCGATCTGGCTGGAATTGAGCTGA